From a region of the Paenibacillus lutimineralis genome:
- a CDS encoding YheC/YheD family protein, which yields MGPDHVGILLNSSMFRGIPTRRTGQESINNYEEVAKEFDLIPCFLRLGNIDLKQGKCIAYIYNGREYTKSIIPIPKVIHNRALYSDPAAHRNVLQLISQGTTVFNANNRYRKDLIHKLLWDNKYLRSYLPVSVPATSSGLQQMMELYSDLILKPVRGSVGHGIIRLRKGTKGWEIIHYSLRQKSWIRARLYPGEPPQWLGKLLARTPYFIQERIPLLEYNNRPLDLRVTVQKGINGTWNVTGLFAKVAPSNSFISNIAKGGTAYPAPVLLGNLLPAPIVASVLAHVKSLSLSIASELSANLPQLADLGLDIGLTDNGRPYFIECNGRDQRYGFRKAAMTNIWKDTYQAPMAYARYLLNHQK from the coding sequence ATGGGACCAGACCACGTCGGAATCCTGCTTAATTCCAGCATGTTTCGTGGTATTCCCACAAGACGTACCGGTCAGGAATCGATAAATAATTACGAGGAAGTTGCTAAGGAATTCGATCTCATTCCCTGTTTCCTCCGCTTGGGTAATATCGATCTGAAACAGGGGAAGTGCATCGCCTATATCTACAACGGACGGGAATATACCAAATCTATCATTCCTATCCCCAAAGTGATTCATAACCGGGCTCTCTACTCAGATCCGGCCGCTCACAGGAATGTCCTCCAGCTCATATCACAAGGAACAACCGTGTTTAACGCCAACAATCGATATCGTAAGGATCTCATCCACAAATTGCTGTGGGACAATAAGTATCTTCGCAGTTACTTACCGGTCTCTGTTCCAGCAACATCTTCCGGACTGCAGCAAATGATGGAGCTATACTCCGACCTCATTCTCAAGCCAGTACGCGGATCGGTGGGTCACGGAATCATACGTTTGCGAAAAGGAACCAAAGGCTGGGAGATCATTCATTATTCCTTACGCCAAAAAAGCTGGATCAGAGCGCGTCTATATCCGGGAGAGCCACCGCAGTGGCTCGGAAAATTACTTGCCCGTACACCTTATTTCATACAGGAACGTATTCCCTTGCTGGAATACAATAACAGGCCGCTCGATCTTCGTGTCACTGTGCAGAAAGGGATTAACGGTACCTGGAATGTTACCGGTTTGTTCGCTAAGGTTGCCCCCTCCAATAGCTTCATCTCCAACATTGCCAAGGGAGGGACGGCATACCCAGCTCCTGTGCTGTTGGGCAACCTGCTGCCTGCCCCGATCGTCGCTAGCGTCTTGGCTCATGTTAAATCTCTGTCCTTATCAATCGCTTCAGAGTTATCCGCAAATCTTCCGCAGTTAGCCGACCTAGGGCTGGACATCGGACTTACGGATAACGGACGCCCTTACTTTATAGAATGCAACGGACGGGATCAACGCTACGGATTTCGCAAAGCGGCAATGACAAATATCTGGAAGGACACTTATCAGGCTCCAATGGCCTACGCAAGGTATTTACTGAATCATCAGAAATAG
- a CDS encoding energy-coupling factor transporter transmembrane component T family protein — translation MNDLLIPHRVNPFHRANPVAKLICMIALFMLTLFTHRLDFIFYQMTCFLLLLVFFSGHRLWKISLIMTPFLIVFLASSSTMILFGKGDTIWWAWGLIQISQESFYRGIHIGFKAVTFASEGLLFVLTTPSVTLFYALMQKAKLPPKFAYSFMASIRLLPMVWEELQIRRNALKIRGARSLRGGMKWIGGLKLYIVPLLVQGIRRAHRVAVAMETKAFDGKGRRSYYYPSEYSRNDCWVVLLLCAAVGAALLMSVLLPPFGVADVRY, via the coding sequence ATGAATGATTTATTAATTCCGCATCGTGTTAATCCATTTCATCGCGCGAATCCAGTTGCTAAGCTGATTTGTATGATTGCGCTATTTATGCTGACGCTCTTCACCCACCGGCTTGATTTTATTTTTTACCAGATGACTTGCTTTCTGCTATTGCTAGTGTTCTTTAGTGGACATAGACTCTGGAAAATATCACTTATTATGACGCCGTTCCTAATCGTCTTCCTAGCCTCCTCTTCAACAATGATTCTGTTTGGCAAGGGAGATACGATCTGGTGGGCATGGGGACTGATCCAAATTTCGCAGGAGAGCTTCTATCGCGGCATACACATCGGGTTCAAGGCTGTAACGTTTGCTTCGGAAGGCCTGTTGTTTGTGCTGACAACTCCGTCGGTCACTCTGTTCTATGCCTTGATGCAGAAGGCAAAGCTGCCACCTAAATTTGCTTATAGCTTCATGGCTTCGATCAGGCTGCTGCCCATGGTGTGGGAGGAGCTGCAAATTCGCCGTAACGCCTTAAAAATCCGTGGAGCCCGCTCCTTACGAGGAGGGATGAAATGGATCGGTGGCCTTAAGCTGTATATCGTTCCGCTGCTTGTCCAAGGAATTAGGAGGGCCCACCGGGTTGCGGTGGCGATGGAGACGAAGGCTTTTGATGGGAAAGGAAGAAGAAGCTATTATTACCCCTCAGAGTACTCGAGGAATGATTGTTGGGTTGTGCTCTTACTATGTGCCGCCGTTGGAGCTGCGCTACTAATGTCAGTTTTGCTGCCGCCTTTCGGGGTAGCTGATGTAAGATACTAG
- a CDS encoding ABC transporter ATP-binding protein has protein sequence MNTSYVNVIAESDIKDAEQAAVVPDIILGVQDLRLKFPGEAAFVFKDLSLSVRRGEKVLLLGPSGCGKSTLLQVLSGIMPEMVEVPLRFKERMVPESRGVLFQDPDTQFCMPYIDEELAFVLENLCIPREEMETRMRQALDQVGLFFENLHVPINSLSQGMKQRLALASVLLADPEVLFLDEPSALLDPEGRKQIWEAIHSIAEGRTLVIVEHRIEEMIGLVDNVVLFNPDGQILGQAPPMKLFASFHEQLEQFGIWYPGVWEVFFMSRDGEKLLSLPMDAPRSSLADPLIELKQFYGYRQRRPVIEVEQAEIYPGDFIVITGPNGAGKSSLLLSLMGLLPTDGTYRLQGIDMSGDKAKRRRTEKAARKIGFVFQNPEMQFVADQVSEEIAFSLYEEGDDKDNISSLVRQAIGQFGLEGMEHRHPYQLSLGQKRRLSVAGATVLNKPVLLLDEPTFGQDAVSTFAILSLCEELRRQGIAIVMITHEERLVDTIATLEWRVVNGRLVERRLTKRGETMAKRNGAIGAWMGHE, from the coding sequence ATGAACACATCTTATGTAAATGTGATTGCAGAGTCTGATATTAAGGATGCTGAGCAAGCGGCTGTGGTACCCGATATCATTTTGGGGGTGCAAGACCTTCGGCTGAAGTTCCCAGGGGAAGCTGCATTCGTATTCAAGGACTTGTCCCTCTCAGTAAGGCGCGGTGAGAAGGTGCTATTGCTCGGACCCAGCGGCTGCGGCAAGTCTACTTTGCTCCAGGTGCTGAGCGGGATCATGCCTGAGATGGTCGAGGTACCGCTGCGGTTCAAGGAGAGAATGGTTCCTGAATCAAGAGGCGTATTGTTTCAGGACCCTGATACGCAGTTTTGTATGCCTTACATAGATGAAGAACTGGCCTTCGTGCTGGAGAATCTATGTATTCCCAGGGAAGAGATGGAGACACGGATGAGGCAGGCTCTGGATCAGGTAGGCTTGTTCTTTGAGAATCTACATGTTCCGATTAATTCACTGTCGCAGGGAATGAAGCAGCGACTGGCGCTTGCTTCGGTGCTTCTTGCCGATCCTGAGGTTCTGTTCCTGGATGAGCCTTCCGCATTGCTTGATCCCGAAGGACGCAAGCAGATCTGGGAGGCCATTCATTCTATCGCTGAAGGGCGAACTCTAGTCATTGTTGAGCATCGGATTGAAGAAATGATTGGGCTTGTGGACAATGTAGTATTGTTCAACCCGGACGGACAAATTCTCGGGCAGGCTCCTCCGATGAAGCTGTTTGCCTCCTTCCATGAACAATTGGAGCAATTTGGCATCTGGTACCCTGGGGTATGGGAAGTCTTCTTCATGTCCCGGGACGGGGAGAAACTTCTGAGTCTCCCTATGGATGCCCCACGTTCCTCCTTGGCGGATCCACTGATTGAGTTGAAGCAATTTTACGGCTACAGACAGCGGAGGCCCGTGATTGAAGTGGAGCAAGCCGAGATATATCCTGGAGACTTCATCGTAATTACAGGGCCAAATGGTGCAGGGAAGAGTTCATTATTGCTCAGCTTGATGGGGCTTCTGCCTACAGATGGAACCTACAGGCTGCAGGGGATTGATATGAGCGGAGACAAGGCTAAGAGAAGACGGACCGAGAAGGCTGCTCGGAAGATTGGCTTTGTATTTCAGAATCCAGAGATGCAGTTCGTGGCTGATCAAGTGAGCGAGGAAATTGCCTTCTCCTTATATGAAGAGGGGGATGACAAAGATAACATTTCATCCCTAGTGAGGCAGGCGATAGGGCAGTTCGGATTAGAGGGAATGGAACACCGTCATCCCTATCAGCTCTCGCTAGGTCAGAAGCGGCGCCTAAGTGTGGCTGGAGCGACAGTGCTGAATAAGCCGGTGCTGCTACTGGATGAGCCGACTTTTGGTCAGGATGCTGTGAGCACCTTCGCGATTCTAAGCTTGTGCGAGGAACTTCGCAGGCAGGGAATTGCAATTGTGATGATCACGCATGAGGAGAGGCTGGTCGACACGATAGCAACCCTGGAATGGAGAGTAGTGAATGGGCGACTTGTGGAGAGAAGACTGACCAAACGGGGAGAGACAATGGCTAAGCGAAATGGAGCGATAGGGGCGTGGATGGGGCATGAATGA
- a CDS encoding ECF transporter S component, with protein sequence MVEVNLQKGKRGLKLSDLLVTVLISVVIGVVYHLWSSVYGLLSPLFFQADELVYGMWFIASTLVFLLIRKPGVALIAEVAAAHVEVLFGSAWGIQLLVYSLLQGLAAELIFAAFRYRNFSAPVAGLAGLAASIGSLIPDIFYGYVGDYAPWMFIAKYSMRAVSSVVIAGFLAYSLAKAVERTGVTNLLRPVESKDLAALDD encoded by the coding sequence ATGGTAGAGGTCAACTTGCAAAAGGGAAAAAGAGGACTGAAGCTTAGCGATCTTCTGGTGACGGTGCTAATCTCGGTTGTAATCGGAGTAGTGTATCATTTGTGGAGCTCGGTGTACGGACTCCTATCTCCGCTGTTCTTTCAGGCTGATGAACTGGTGTACGGCATGTGGTTCATCGCCTCGACACTTGTATTTCTATTGATTCGCAAGCCGGGTGTGGCGCTGATTGCCGAAGTTGCAGCCGCGCACGTAGAGGTTCTATTCGGCAGCGCTTGGGGAATTCAGCTGCTTGTCTATAGTCTGCTTCAGGGTCTTGCCGCAGAGCTCATATTTGCTGCATTCCGCTATCGTAATTTCTCCGCGCCGGTTGCGGGTCTCGCAGGTCTTGCCGCATCCATTGGCTCGCTGATTCCAGACATTTTCTATGGATATGTCGGAGATTATGCGCCGTGGATGTTCATTGCCAAATATTCAATGCGTGCCGTCAGCTCGGTTGTAATCGCTGGGTTCCTGGCCTACAGCTTGGCCAAAGCAGTCGAGCGAACAGGGGTAACCAATCTGCTTCGTCCTGTCGAATCCAAAGATCTGGCGGCGTTGGATGATTAA
- the asd gene encoding archaetidylserine decarboxylase (Phosphatidylserine decarboxylase is synthesized as a single chain precursor. Generation of the pyruvoyl active site from a Ser is coupled to cleavage of a Gly-Ser bond between the larger (beta) and smaller (alpha chains). It is an integral membrane protein.) codes for MATKWMIWMTELSSRKSICRLTGRFSHSKWSRFVIPRFAKAYGITLDEAEKEIKEYRTLNEFFTRRLKQGMRPICQEPGGVVSPVDALITAMGKIQSSTILNVKGQDYSIDELLNHSPRSEAYRNGYAYVLYLSPTDYHRIHVPVSGRKLESEHIPGRVYPVNDFGMTNMRSVLSRNERLITYISHEYGETAVVKVGAMNVSSIKYVDNDTKEWERGDELAYFEFGSTVVLLMQKNFHPLSGLDVGSKVKVGTLLGHFHNSESGK; via the coding sequence TTGGCTACCAAATGGATGATATGGATGACAGAGCTATCCTCGCGAAAATCGATTTGCCGGCTGACTGGCCGCTTTTCCCATTCCAAATGGAGCAGGTTCGTCATTCCACGCTTTGCTAAAGCTTATGGAATTACCCTGGATGAAGCGGAGAAAGAAATCAAAGAGTACCGCACTTTGAATGAATTCTTTACGCGCAGGCTCAAGCAAGGGATGCGCCCGATTTGCCAGGAGCCAGGCGGTGTCGTAAGCCCAGTGGATGCGCTTATTACTGCCATGGGGAAGATCCAATCCAGTACGATTCTGAATGTAAAAGGACAGGACTATTCCATTGATGAACTGCTTAACCATTCACCGAGGAGCGAGGCTTACCGCAATGGCTATGCTTATGTGCTCTATCTCAGCCCAACCGACTACCATCGCATTCATGTGCCTGTCAGCGGACGCAAGCTGGAAAGTGAGCACATACCGGGAAGAGTATATCCCGTGAATGACTTCGGCATGACCAATATGCGTTCTGTACTTAGCCGCAACGAGCGGCTCATCACATATATTTCCCATGAATACGGAGAGACCGCCGTCGTAAAAGTCGGGGCCATGAATGTCAGCAGCATCAAATATGTCGATAACGACACCAAAGAGTGGGAGCGCGGCGATGAGCTGGCCTATTTCGAATTCGGCTCCACGGTGGTTCTCCTGATGCAGAAGAACTTCCATCCGTTGTCCGGCCTGGACGTGGGAAGTAAAGTCAAAGTCGGGACCCTGCTCGGGCATTTTCACAATTCTGAGTCGGGTAAGTAA
- a CDS encoding helix-turn-helix domain-containing protein, protein MLHISPSSFILKPAFAKIVCEPNWKWRKRDKALENYDLFYVWSGEGNVVLNNQSFQVSKGSCFLFRKGDHPTATHNPQRPLVLTYIHFDIDEPVMEVPKSYRVLDNTLDFEYMLSRYVRLFLVHAYGAEEEARLILKQLLIYLLREDREVPREKKMSNQLVEVIREVANYVLQHPGLPHKVEDLAARAGLSARYFSIKFKEIIGMSVQTYIIKCRIDRAQHLLLHAGMNVTEVADALGYRDIFFFSRQFKQYTGKSPSEIR, encoded by the coding sequence ATGCTTCACATTTCACCATCATCTTTTATTCTGAAGCCGGCATTTGCCAAAATTGTATGCGAACCTAACTGGAAGTGGCGCAAGCGAGATAAAGCGCTGGAGAACTATGATTTATTCTATGTGTGGAGCGGGGAAGGAAACGTCGTCCTGAACAACCAGTCTTTTCAAGTGAGTAAAGGAAGCTGCTTCTTGTTTCGCAAAGGTGATCATCCGACAGCAACGCATAATCCACAACGCCCGCTAGTGCTTACATATATTCATTTTGACATTGATGAACCTGTAATGGAGGTTCCCAAATCTTATCGGGTACTGGATAATACCCTAGATTTTGAATATATGCTGTCTCGCTATGTACGCTTGTTCCTGGTGCATGCATATGGAGCGGAGGAGGAGGCTCGCCTGATCCTGAAGCAACTCCTCATCTACTTGCTGCGCGAGGATCGTGAGGTACCCCGGGAGAAGAAAATGAGCAATCAACTGGTCGAGGTTATCCGTGAGGTGGCTAATTATGTTCTACAGCATCCCGGATTGCCGCATAAAGTCGAGGATTTGGCCGCCCGGGCCGGATTGTCAGCGCGCTACTTTTCGATCAAATTTAAAGAGATTATAGGCATGTCCGTGCAGACCTATATCATTAAATGCAGGATTGATCGCGCTCAGCATCTGCTCTTGCATGCAGGCATGAATGTAACCGAAGTGGCCGATGCTTTGGGGTATAGGGACATATTTTTCTTCAGCCGACAATTCAAACAGTATACGGGGAAGAGTCCTTCTGAAATAAGATGA
- a CDS encoding aminotransferase class I/II-fold pyridoxal phosphate-dependent enzyme — translation MNPLAEQLNQTLQQGYVYDMLSQLGKEIYFPKEGILSQSAEASAGAKKYNATIGIATENGIPMHLAAIQDTLSAYKPQDLYPYAPPAGKPELRKLWREKMIEENPAIGGKSFGSPVVTNALTHGLSVVADLFADEGDAVIYPDKNWENYELTFGIRRHAHIINYPLFTEDMKFNSAGLREALLAQRDKGKAIVILNFPNNPTGYTPGAKEGQEIVSAIHEAAEAGINVVAVTDDAYFGLFFEESMTESLFGKLAGLHPRILPIKVDGATKEEYVWGFRVGFITFANDNADVLAALEQKTTGIIRATISSGSHPSQTFILQALKSPDFHAQKEEKFQIMKRRANKVKTLLDSGNYGDVWDYYPFNSGYFMCLKLKTVNAEALRQHLIREYGVGTIALGDTDLRIAFSCIGEENLEDLFNLIYQGVTDLQA, via the coding sequence CTGAATCCACTTGCAGAGCAGTTGAACCAGACCTTGCAGCAAGGCTATGTTTATGACATGTTATCTCAGCTGGGTAAGGAGATTTACTTCCCGAAAGAAGGGATCCTGAGCCAATCGGCTGAAGCATCCGCAGGGGCTAAGAAGTATAATGCAACGATCGGCATCGCAACCGAGAATGGCATCCCTATGCATCTTGCCGCAATTCAAGACACCTTGTCCGCCTATAAACCGCAGGATTTATACCCTTATGCACCGCCTGCAGGCAAACCGGAATTGCGTAAATTATGGCGTGAGAAGATGATCGAGGAGAATCCTGCAATTGGCGGTAAGAGCTTCGGTAGCCCGGTGGTTACTAATGCGCTTACGCATGGCCTGAGCGTAGTTGCCGATCTGTTCGCGGATGAAGGCGATGCCGTCATTTACCCGGATAAAAATTGGGAGAATTATGAGCTGACCTTCGGCATCCGTCGCCATGCTCATATTATCAACTATCCTCTCTTCACCGAAGATATGAAGTTCAACAGCGCTGGCCTTCGCGAGGCTCTGCTAGCGCAACGAGACAAGGGCAAAGCGATCGTTATCCTCAATTTCCCGAACAACCCGACAGGCTACACACCGGGAGCTAAGGAAGGCCAAGAGATCGTGTCTGCGATCCATGAAGCTGCCGAAGCCGGTATCAATGTCGTTGCCGTTACGGACGACGCCTATTTCGGCTTGTTCTTCGAAGAATCGATGACAGAATCTCTGTTCGGCAAGCTAGCTGGTCTTCATCCACGAATTCTTCCGATCAAGGTGGACGGAGCCACGAAAGAAGAGTATGTATGGGGCTTCAGAGTTGGCTTTATTACCTTTGCGAACGATAATGCTGATGTCCTTGCAGCATTAGAGCAGAAGACAACAGGCATTATTCGCGCCACGATCTCCAGCGGTTCGCATCCTTCGCAAACCTTCATTCTTCAAGCGCTCAAATCTCCTGATTTCCACGCGCAGAAGGAAGAGAAATTCCAGATCATGAAGAGACGCGCCAATAAAGTGAAAACGCTGCTCGATAGTGGAAACTACGGGGATGTGTGGGATTACTATCCTTTCAATTCCGGATACTTTATGTGTCTCAAGCTAAAGACAGTAAACGCCGAAGCACTGCGTCAGCATCTGATTCGCGAGTATGGTGTCGGTACGATCGCCCTTGGCGATACCGATCTGCGCATCGCCTTCTCCTGCATTGGCGAAGAGAATCTCGAGGATTTGTTCAATCTGATCTACCAAGGGGTTACGGACCTACAGGCTTAA
- a CDS encoding sporulation protein YjcZ encodes MGGVIEEGRGGCGGLWTSTGVILVLFILLVIVSRTFI; translated from the coding sequence ATGGGCGGAGTTATCGAAGAAGGAAGAGGCGGATGCGGTGGTCTGTGGACCAGTACTGGAGTTATTCTCGTGCTCTTTATCCTGCTTGTCATTGTTAGCCGTACATTTATCTAA
- a CDS encoding ABC transporter permease — MELQELRRKRKSSFWSKVLPFVPYVIQSGVAVLFLLLLIAFAAWYTNFLQNIPPGLPVLWIMLLLLGPMTVYSSFRTYMQPADIIFLLPREADMKQYLSPAHRSGVIYKLIGLFLILVLVWPLYIRSGVDTKPLWMVLHVLLLLKVLSAYGSWQELRITTARARMGYRLLRWCVILLMLAAWLWQPAWKSLIFMLLVGVNYVLALRFPMKHAVAWDNLIEAEKIGASKVMMWLGWFVEVPADGQKVIRRRWLSGIGNRMPWQRSTAYRFLITKTFIRSELLGIVARLTLLGMALTGWNGASWLGIGLYLFFTFLIATQLTSLHQMHADSPATAFYPLPSGAHKTEAIRLASRLLLVLTVLMWIPLAVASWMDNLMWVLLSLVIAVLMVFGLRSTWVKKWKDEDE; from the coding sequence ATGGAACTTCAGGAGCTGCGTCGAAAGCGCAAATCTTCGTTTTGGAGCAAAGTGCTCCCGTTTGTGCCATATGTCATTCAGAGCGGCGTTGCCGTTCTGTTCTTATTGCTGTTGATCGCCTTCGCAGCCTGGTACACTAATTTTCTGCAAAATATCCCGCCAGGACTGCCGGTCCTGTGGATTATGCTGCTCTTACTTGGTCCGATGACGGTTTATTCCAGTTTTCGTACCTATATGCAGCCCGCTGATATTATCTTTCTGCTACCGAGGGAAGCCGACATGAAGCAATATTTGTCGCCGGCCCACCGCAGCGGAGTTATCTACAAGCTGATCGGCCTATTTCTCATCTTAGTGCTTGTCTGGCCGTTGTACATCCGCAGCGGAGTGGATACCAAACCACTCTGGATGGTCTTGCACGTCCTGCTTCTACTTAAGGTACTCAGTGCCTATGGCTCTTGGCAGGAGCTTAGAATTACAACAGCCCGGGCCAGAATGGGCTATCGCCTGCTTCGTTGGTGCGTCATTCTGCTTATGCTGGCCGCCTGGTTATGGCAGCCCGCCTGGAAAAGCCTAATCTTTATGCTGCTAGTCGGCGTCAATTATGTATTGGCTCTGCGCTTCCCGATGAAGCATGCGGTGGCATGGGACAATCTAATCGAGGCGGAGAAGATAGGGGCGTCCAAAGTCATGATGTGGCTGGGCTGGTTTGTTGAGGTTCCGGCTGACGGACAGAAGGTGATTCGCAGACGCTGGCTGTCAGGTATAGGCAACAGAATGCCTTGGCAGCGTTCTACCGCGTACCGCTTCTTGATTACGAAGACGTTCATACGTAGTGAATTGTTAGGGATTGTAGCGAGATTGACATTGTTGGGGATGGCACTCACCGGCTGGAACGGTGCAAGCTGGCTCGGGATCGGGCTGTATCTGTTCTTTACATTTCTGATCGCTACCCAGCTTACTTCACTGCACCAAATGCATGCTGATTCCCCGGCTACGGCCTTCTATCCGCTTCCAAGTGGAGCCCATAAGACAGAGGCAATTCGCCTTGCATCGCGCTTGCTCCTGGTACTGACAGTTCTGATGTGGATTCCTCTAGCGGTAGCATCGTGGATGGACAATTTAATGTGGGTTCTGCTGAGTCTTGTGATCGCTGTACTTATGGTATTTGGATTAAGATCTACCTGGGTCAAGAAATGGAAAGACGAAGATGAATAA
- a CDS encoding ABC transporter ATP-binding protein codes for MSETPVLQVEELSGGYSIGRPVLHDVQFTVNKGEMVGLIGLNGAGKSTTMKHILGLMSPHRGGITVQGKTRGENPEAYQSSLAFVPESPLLYEELTVREHLEFAARAYNVAKEDYEERAARLLKLFNMEEKADSLSMHLSKGMKQKVMIMCAFVARPPLYIIDEPFLGLDPLGIRSLLDFMIEMRAQGSSILLSSHILSTIENYCDRFIVLHRGEVIAQGTLAEIAEQAKLPGAALEDIFYSLVKGGD; via the coding sequence ATGAGTGAGACACCCGTATTGCAGGTGGAGGAACTAAGTGGCGGTTATAGTATAGGACGTCCTGTATTACATGATGTTCAGTTCACCGTGAACAAGGGTGAAATGGTCGGATTAATCGGTCTGAACGGTGCAGGCAAGAGTACGACGATGAAGCATATTCTTGGCCTTATGTCGCCTCACCGTGGCGGGATCACAGTCCAAGGCAAGACCAGGGGGGAGAATCCGGAGGCGTATCAATCCTCACTCGCTTTTGTACCGGAATCTCCGCTACTGTACGAGGAATTGACGGTGCGTGAGCATCTGGAATTCGCGGCGAGAGCATATAATGTAGCGAAGGAAGACTATGAAGAGAGGGCAGCGAGGCTGCTGAAGCTCTTCAATATGGAGGAGAAGGCTGATAGCCTGTCCATGCATTTGTCCAAAGGGATGAAGCAGAAGGTCATGATTATGTGTGCCTTCGTAGCCAGACCGCCGCTTTATATCATTGATGAGCCGTTTCTGGGTCTGGACCCGCTGGGCATTCGCTCTTTACTGGACTTCATGATTGAGATGCGGGCTCAGGGCTCGTCGATTCTACTTAGCTCTCACATCTTGTCCACGATTGAGAACTATTGCGATCGTTTCATTGTGCTACACCGGGGGGAGGTCATCGCTCAGGGGACGCTTGCCGAGATTGCAGAGCAGGCCAAGCTGCCGGGGGCTGCGCTGGAAGACATTTTCTATTCTTTAGTTAAAGGCGGAGATTAG
- a CDS encoding DEAD/DEAH box helicase, whose product MSNTTFTGLGIGEKLAGKLVDYGIQQPTPVQEECIPAALDGRDVLAQSQTGTGKTLAYLLPMLEKMTPDKTLQGLILAPTQELAMQIQREAEKYGEALGITVQALIGGAAIKRQLERLRLHPQLVVGTPGRIREIVEMKKLKLHTLRTVVVDEVDQMFKLGGTADVERILRGTLRDRQLMFLSATIDEHIRALAGREMKEPVEVGIEPEQRTSRSLEHLYFKCEERDKIDMLRRIVRHFNPERAIVFINNTTDIAEVEAKMNYVGLSAGALYGDADKTVRSVTLRRFREGKIRLLVASDVAARGLDVENLTLVINLDPPIDADHYVHRVGRTGRMGHSGLAVSLVSSKEEFIMRKFSRELGIEITPRNLYKGQIVEGDALPEARSSASTGRQTTKGKERSIDSARISESGQPRRPAKAKETSKAGNRPSKSAPAPARKKARDQDRKNKGAPKWLKDKQNNH is encoded by the coding sequence ATGTCTAATACAACTTTTACAGGCCTCGGAATAGGCGAGAAACTTGCGGGGAAGCTGGTCGACTATGGAATTCAGCAGCCAACTCCCGTACAGGAGGAATGCATTCCGGCAGCTCTGGATGGCCGTGATGTGCTTGCCCAATCCCAGACGGGAACCGGTAAGACATTGGCTTATTTGCTACCAATGCTAGAGAAGATGACTCCTGACAAGACCCTGCAGGGCCTTATTCTTGCCCCTACGCAGGAGCTGGCCATGCAGATTCAGCGCGAGGCTGAGAAATATGGGGAAGCGCTGGGAATTACAGTCCAAGCTCTGATTGGTGGTGCAGCGATTAAGAGACAACTGGAACGGCTACGTCTGCATCCTCAGCTTGTGGTTGGTACTCCAGGGCGAATTCGTGAGATCGTCGAAATGAAGAAGCTCAAACTGCATACCTTACGGACGGTCGTTGTGGATGAGGTTGACCAAATGTTCAAGCTCGGCGGGACGGCGGATGTTGAACGAATTCTGCGCGGTACGCTCCGCGACCGTCAGCTGATGTTCCTGTCGGCAACGATTGACGAGCATATTCGTGCTCTGGCAGGGCGGGAGATGAAAGAACCCGTTGAGGTAGGTATCGAGCCTGAGCAGCGGACTTCGCGAAGCCTGGAGCATCTTTACTTCAAGTGTGAAGAACGGGATAAGATCGATATGTTGCGGCGGATTGTACGTCACTTTAATCCCGAGCGGGCGATCGTATTTATTAACAATACAACCGATATCGCCGAGGTTGAGGCGAAGATGAACTATGTCGGCCTAAGTGCAGGAGCGCTCTATGGTGATGCGGACAAGACAGTGCGTAGTGTGACGCTACGCCGGTTCAGGGAAGGCAAGATCCGCTTGCTCGTTGCCAGTGATGTTGCCGCTCGCGGCCTCGATGTTGAGAATCTGACATTGGTAATCAACCTTGATCCGCCGATTGATGCAGATCATTATGTTCACCGCGTCGGCCGAACTGGACGCATGGGGCACTCTGGTCTGGCAGTATCGCTCGTCTCGTCCAAGGAAGAATTCATCATGCGCAAGTTCTCGCGTGAATTGGGTATCGAGATAACGCCACGCAATTTATATAAGGGACAGATTGTTGAAGGTGACGCGCTTCCTGAAGCTAGGAGCAGTGCGTCTACTGGTAGACAAACAACCAAAGGAAAAGAGCGGAGTATTGACTCAGCTCGTATCTCGGAGTCTGGCCAGCCGAGACGTCCAGCCAAGGCCAAGGAGACCAGCAAGGCCGGGAACCGGCCGAGCAAGTCGGCACCGGCTCCTGCCCGTAAGAAAGCCCGCGACCAGGATCGGAAGAATAAAGGGGCGCCGAAATGGCTTAAGGATAAGCAAAATAATCATTAA